TAGTTTATCATGCTAATAACACTTTACTGTGCTTAATTTGAGGACTGGTGCCATGTTGACTTGCAAAGACAGTCAAACGTTTGGATAAATGTTTCAAGTTTCTTTCCATGTGATGCTTGGTAGGTTATCGTGATAAGTTTACACATTTTGAAATACGCCACGTTACATGCGTAATGAAATgcgtagtttttcacataaataatgAGGTTAATCGATGTCAACGCCAGTGCGGCTCTTCGAGGATAACCATTGATAATAATGTAGTAAGAACGGAATATTTTACTGATATAAGAAGTATAAATACACTTCAAATTATTGCTATTGATTTTACATGCATCAAAAGTAAACTATTAGTGGATATTATAAGTAAGTTCATGACAATAATGCAATCATGTTGAGGCATGATCGTAAAGAATGCGTTATAAATGATGGCATAAATGTGTTGCATAGTCACAACTCACTATGCCGAACTCTATTTTCtcgttgttcttgttttttttccaacttttttcgAATGTGTTGGGTTAAGTTAGGTTTTGAATTTCGGtaatatcgaatgttcgttatctcgtaGCACTTCCCGAGGTCTAAGCGACTTCGAgatcatattttcaataaacacCAGGTTATCTAAGTCCCTTAAATTCTTAACCGTTTGATAAAATTCGAAATTCAGTGTCACTGACTTTTACATAATCATATCATAACACTACCTGCGCAGGCATGATAGAAAGCAGATGACTCGAAACGCCAATAACGGTAGTGGCGCCAATTCTACCATTCTTAACAAATGCAATGTTATGGATTTCAAGGAGTTTTCTGCatcaattgatttaaatgtcaataaatctTCGACGAGTTGTATAAGATACGGAGAAGAAAATAGCGGACGAAGAATAGAAAAACATGAATTGATATGTGCTTTGAAGAGTTAAAAACgaaaaaaagacaaactttTGTCTTGATGAAGAATCTTTTACATTCCTTTCTGTTTGCGTTTTTTGAATAAGATGTCTTTCGATAATATTTATTCCgagtaaacaaacacaaatacatgcaaGTAATTTGcaatcaaaaaatattaaatacaacattGAGGGCAAAAATACAATGTGTATACGTTTTTGCAGTAAAGAGGTGGTCCACAgtcaaaaacaaatgcaaactaCTTAATATGAGAAAGTCGATGTCTGGAGTATTTATTTGGTACATGTATAGCTGATTATACTGagcatcatatttttttattgtttaaaatgtatgaatgctgctgctactactgctgtgGTACTGCTGCCATGACGAAGACggtgacaatgatgatgatgatgatgatgatgatgatgatgatgatgatgatgaactgTCAAAATGACTGTAAAattagtaatttaaaaaaaagttctcCTGTCTTTATGTTTAGAGATAAAAGCAATAATACAACCTCGACTACCTCTATATTCAACACACCAATCACATATCGGATGTCTGCGTCGTAACTGTCTTGTTATTATCCTCTTGTAAGATTATGTCATGAAAAACACCGCTACTTTCACAGTGGGAGGGTGGCGGGGTTGCTTCCGGGGACTTTCCTACAGCTTCCGTTCGCACTTGCATGAAATGCATATCCTGATGATACACATGTGATTCGGTGTGGTCTCTTTCAAGTGTTGTTGGGTTTAAGTAGATCTTGTCTGTATAGAAAATCACACTTAGTATTTTAAGGTAAAcatcaaaatgaaacaaaagatTTAACCTTAATAGtggtttatacttattttatgatattaagaTGTTGAAGtcgttgatttttttattacaatcatAGTATATAAGGCAATAAACTATTGAGTAAAACGTGAATTCTATCAGCAATCAGATCGTTCGAAGgtcaacaaataaaatgatataaatcacAGATACCCGTGTCTTAATAatttgtgcctctaaacagggatTTTGTTTGAACCGATGACTTATTGGCTTGACCCTATAGTTGTCATTGTAGCTCTAAtaataacaagattttaattGTCACACctaaataatgtttcaaaataaatggtaTATTTATAAGCATGCCTTTTGTACCTCAAACACATTTCCAATGTACAACAATCaataaaatagattttataACATGTACAAACTACTCGTATTGTTAAAAAACAGCACTGTGACTGACTTCAAATCGCCGCAACAACTAAATCACTAGAATAAAACCGATAACTGACCCTTGTCTCCTACAAGAACTCTCAGCAACATAAGAATCCCAAGAAAATTATCAATAACTGACCTTCAACATAAACTCGCCACAAAAGGACAACCAtaagaacaaaaacaattatttacctTTGTCTTTGATATGAGCTCGTCGCAACAGAACAATCATAACAACAAGGACGATAACGGCGAGCATCGCCAGTCCAAATAACGACCCAATGACTATCATTCCAACATTTGCCTCACTGAAATAGTAATTGTACAACTTATAAAAAAGCACTGACATTTCTGAGTGATTATCTGTTATAATATAGTTTTACCAGATGGAATACAACACAGTGTGAATAAGGccctgaaaacaaaacaaaaacctcGTTGAAAAAGTCTCGTatacaagtaaaataaatatgaactgCTTTTGACTTTTATAATATCTCATCCATTTTTAATTCACTTCTCTATTCAAGTTATCATTTCAATAAtgttattatgtaatataaagAAACTGTTTACTGCCAAAAACTGTCAGTTTTGCCAAATGGCAAAGCGggtaacaaatgaaaaacaattcatttttcgATGATGGCGTTATTTGGTTGGATTTGACAGATAAGCAGTCCATTTTAACTGGACATTCTAACTTTAACTTTTATCCTTGTATACGATTTCGTATTTACCTATTTCATCTCTTTTTGCAACGTTATTGATCTATTGTGATTGCGTAAAAGACTGCGAAAAGttgagatatatttatatgtgccAATATCACTAGCAGTTCTGTTAACCTTCAATGGGATGAACTTACATCATTCGACAGTCAAAGGCCTATATTTGTTTCGCTATaactatttgtttgttttaaaacagttaaatgcGAAAAACAGACagttttttttccttaaaaatgaaacaaaatcgaTGGATAAATGCCAACGATACATATCTCTTATATCTTAATAATTTCCTCTCTGGCATTGTATCGGTAGTCAGTACATTCAAACAAAGAGTAAAGTCACtcttctttatatttaaattggaAGGATTAATTTTTAACATGGAATGTATTGCCTTCAACATGTAGAGATACGCAATCAAACAATCTCAGTACAAACGTCATAGTGCTCCGTCATAAGCTCAACAACACGACACATCCCGTACACAATCGTTTCCCCTCTTTCAAGCAACTCACATACCCACCTCATTTGTTGTGGCTGTACTGTAGTAGCTTCTTTCTTACACCCAGCACATGTCTGTATGTTTGGACAGACGGAAACAGTCTCCTTTGACACATGAGCGTTGTTCAGATTGATAGTAAAGCTCCCTTCAAGCGGGTAACGGCCAACCTATAATAATTTAGAAGAAATTAAAAGCTTAACGCAAATAACGCGTTATATTATATCTTAGTAACTTTCTATTTCAGAGTAACAAagcatacatatatttaaacctTAGATGACAGTTTTAAATCATAGAGTCTTAATTTTGATACATGTAGTATATTGAACGTTTTGCTGACCTCTTTATACTCTAATCTCGACCTGTCTCCTGCGTCTTGAATGACGTTGTAGATACGGTACCCGACGTTGCCGTCCCCATTCGCAGTAAAAACTTTGACGTCATCACCCTTACCCTCAAGGTCAAGCTCGACAGACCGGATTTGCTCGACAAGGTTGTCTATCTCTTTATGGTTTTAGAAAATTGAAGcttttttgtaattaaacaaTTCATACATTTATCAACTGAGGCAAATgtcatattaaatatgaatttatattcCTATAGGTATAATATGAATCAAGGTGCTTTGAAATATGACTACAATATCTCTATGCTAAGGACGGTACGCTAACTAACATTAACCTACACGTATCGATAATAAACTGTTACTCTTACCTCGGGGACTACTAAATTGTGGACACAATGTCGTAGACTCAGTGCCACAGGTGTTAATATGGTGTTGATGAGCTCCCATGAGCATTGCACGAGTTGCTACAAACGCTGAGGTAGACCAAGTGTCCAGAACAAAATTTGGTTTGTTCAGTGGATTAGTCATAGCGCATTCATTTGCGTATGTCTTCCTAAAACTTGTGTTAAAATAGCAGCCAAGTTTCTCTTGTAGATATAAAGTGACCCAGGGGTTTTCGTCAAGTGGTTGTGGGTCTAAACTCTTTGTGTGGTCCACGAGCAGACTGTCGGGACTGATTTCAAGAACAAGAGTAAAAGACCCAAGCAAGATTTGTTTATCGTCTTCTTCTAAGACCTGGGTATTCCTTGACCAAGCTTCGGAGCCGATAAACATAAATTCGCCCGTTTTCACTCTCTTCTGCAGTTCGACCATCAGAGGCTGCACCATGTGAGATCGTACGAAAACTATGACAGTCGTCGCACTTGCAGTGTTGAGCAATTGGTCATATACCAGATGGTAGTTTTGCTCCGTGACTTCGATGGTTTGCGACACACAAATATCAGCCTCTAAGGCTTCCTCTTTAACTTTATCTCGTCCACCTTCGCCGTACGCTCCCGCGCTGTAAATGACTTGTATATAGTCCGCTCCGAGATCGTTTAGCAAATCGATCATTGCCTTAGCTTGAGCGTCGTCAGGGGTTACTGTACGCATGAAATATGGATATTTACTTCTGTCACTGAGGGCGGGACTTGTTGATGCGTAACTGATTTGTACGTATTTGAGACGGGAAAGAACCTCGGCAACGGAAATACTGATGGTACTCCCAACATCACCAATAAATCCAATGATTTTGTCCTTTACGTTTACTCTTGTTCCATCTCGTAACATCACACCATCTTTGACCAATTCGTAAATCTTTCTTTGCACCACTACAGGGTTATTGCACGTACACAACACAATCACACCgatttttaaatgtgaaaaatacaaattgctCTTATTGATCTGGTTGGCTGCAAACCGAATCGCCTCAACAACCGCATAAGTGTTTGTCGTAGAAATCTCACCACACCCGGTTTCTCCGTCAGAGTTAAAAATGGGATTAATTCCGACAATATACGCGTCCCCTTCGTCGACAATATAGCGTTCTTTAAGATTGGAAATAGAGTAACACTCATCACAATCGTGACCAGAGGGACAAACTGCCTTCCGAAGCTGCGGCCACATTAACTCGATATCCCCGTTGTAATCACGGATGAGACTTGTATCTAAAATTAGCCGACCGCTTGTGAAGTCACCGACCTTAAATAGGCGGACATTTAAGTCatttagaataatatttttgaCAGGTCATACAAGtattttataatagtattaTCAATTATTCTACTTGTATCATCAGAAAAATGATAACATACAATGGTGTACTTTCGTGTGTAAGATTATTTTAGAATTGAGAAAACTAGAAACTTAAAAgtttttaagtatatatttgatattgtcgaaaataaagaaatagttttgtttcttttattccATGCAAGCTTGTATGTATATTCTATACACCTTAACAAGTGTTTCCCCTGATTGCAAGTTGTACAACTCGTACTTTCGGTTGTCCCCGTCTATTTCACCTTGGGTAGATAGTGAAATCGTGGTCATATTGAGCAGGCTCGCAGGactgaaaaatgtattttttattatctttattaaatCACAACTTGATAGTTTACTTGAGATGGACAGTTGTTCATGTTTACAGTGATCCTAAAGCACGCAGACACATGATAGGTTTGGATACTGAGCGGAAacgaaaataaaatcaaaatgaaaattaaagaaAGGGAATGTGAATattgttttctatgtttttgaTTATCGTTAGGAAATAGGTTGACTTGATATCGACACTACGGATGAGGttaataataattcaattaCATTTCAAGAAGTTTACTTACTTCCAATCAAAATCgtctttaaaattaatgtcCGTGCCCTTTACTGCATCGACCATGACACCAGGTTTGAAATTTGCAATAAAATCTTCACACAACCCCATGCCGCCGGTATTCGAACCACACATACTTATATACTGATTCCTAGCTGCTTTCACGATTAAGTGCGAGCCTGCTATGGCATACAATGTGTATAAATCATCGAAGTAGTCCCTAAATGTAGCGTTGTATAGAACAGCATCCATTTGACTGATAGCACAATCCTTTGCATCGCATCCGGTGACGTCATAATATACATCATCTAGCCAGGGGTTGATGGCGCTGCGCTGTTGAAAGACGGTCGCATTTGTAAATATTGCGCGCCAGTGTTGTAGAAACTCCCCTACAGGCATGTAGGGCGGCGCTACGGAAAGGGTACCAAGAGATTGCCCTATGAGCGTGTCGTCTGCGCGCCGGAAGACGGCCATTTGCATAGATGCCGATTCCGACAAAATGACGACGGGGCTGTTAGAGTACCCTGAAGTATCCAGTGCGCGGAACACCTTAACAGCGACAGGAGCGACTCCAAGGAAAACGAGACCGGAAATCTCGTCCTCGATCACGTGTTCCAACGCCGATGTTATCTGACTTGAGCTAATACCGTTTGTGAATGTGATAGCCGATGATCGGGAGACGCAGATGCCGCGGTCGCTGGTCAACTCTTGTAGCCGTTCCCAGAGATGCCGGACGCCCGCGTCGTCCTGGTATAGCACTGCGATCCGTTTCCAACCAAGCTGTTCCATTGTTGCAACCATCAcctgaaatattcaatattctaAAGTTTAATTCAAGGTCGGAATATAACGAAGCCGAAACAGACAATGCGATTTAAGCAATAATAAGATCTAAATAAAACGTACACACAACGATTGATTGAGGCGAATACGTGTCAATCATCTTAagagtttgaaatattttcggtatagaataaacaaaatcatatagTTTATGACTAATCagtttatttaattgatttagataaaacaaaagaatTTCAATCACTGAGATAATTGGtgtacaataaaacacaattttaaaaaattaatgtacAATAGCGAT
This genomic stretch from Mya arenaria isolate MELC-2E11 chromosome 10, ASM2691426v1 harbors:
- the LOC128206873 gene encoding uncharacterized protein LOC128206873, whose protein sequence is MASFLVFVYYTYIVIISSSVFGSGLHVPGDVTLAAMMTVHEAATGGGCSSRVHVSSVMHAEAVTWYIQNLNNFGGLPFSIGIDIYETCGDSMAATQTAVLLMSDVLSGNKTSPLIGVLGPESRVDAAAIAPVLGSVSPEVRLLQLQFSTPASGGDDYRKFQNVASLVPDDDLQIEVMVATMEQLGWKRIAVLYQDDAGVRHLWERLQELTSDRGICVSRSSAITFTNGISSSQITSALEHVIEDEISGLVFLGVAPVAVKVFRALDTSGYSNSPVVILSESASMQMAVFRRADDTLIGQSLGTLSVAPPYMPVGEFLQHWRAIFTNATVFQQRSAINPWLDDVYYDVTGCDAKDCAISQMDAVLYNATFRDYFDDLYTLYAIAGSHLIVKAARNQYISMCGSNTGGMGLCEDFIANFKPGVMVDAVKGTDINFKDDFDWNPASLLNMTTISLSTQGEIDGDNRKYELYNLQSGETLVKVGDFTSGRLILDTSLIRDYNGDIELMWPQLRKAVCPSGHDCDECYSISNLKERYIVDEGDAYIVGINPIFNSDGETGCGEISTTNTYAVVEAIRFAANQINKSNLYFSHLKIGVIVLCTCNNPVVVQRKIYELVKDGVMLRDGTRVNVKDKIIGFIGDVGSTISISVAEVLSRLKYVQISYASTSPALSDRSKYPYFMRTVTPDDAQAKAMIDLLNDLGADYIQVIYSAGAYGEGGRDKVKEEALEADICVSQTIEVTEQNYHLVYDQLLNTASATTVIVFVRSHMVQPLMVELQKRVKTGEFMFIGSEAWSRNTQVLEEDDKQILLGSFTLVLEISPDSLLVDHTKSLDPQPLDENPWVTLYLQEKLGCYFNTSFRKTYANECAMTNPLNKPNFVLDTWSTSAFVATRAMLMGAHQHHINTCGTESTTLCPQFSSPREIDNLVEQIRSVELDLEGKGDDVKVFTANGDGNVGYRIYNVIQDAGDRSRLEYKEVGRYPLEGSFTINLNNAHVSKETVSVCPNIQTCAGCKKEATTVQPQQMSEANVGMIVIGSLFGLAMLAVIVLVVMIVLLRRAHIKDKDKIYLNPTTLERDHTESHVYHQDMHFMQVRTEAVGKSPEATPPPSHCESSGVFHDIILQEDNNKTVTTQTSDM